In one window of Streptomyces sp. NBC_01224 DNA:
- a CDS encoding vWA domain-containing protein — protein sequence MTTVDPRTAVDALAASRAPYLLGVRHHSPALAAVVPALLEEARAEVVCVELPTDFQPWLEHLADPETVTPVALAGAGEGGRLSFYPFADFSPELAAVRWARSRGVEVVCCDLPLGDPRWSAGALGPVREQDGSEAVRPEADAPLGATGALDASPDPAPGDGTTRVRRSYAEALAAAGTGRDGDDLWDRAVEVLAPGCAPDAVRRAALGVGWALRADAAVPAADLAREERMRQVIASASADGRRVAAVIGAFHAPALLASTEADAGTEAGAGTAGVSGATGRAAVPSEAAPRGAGPRTWGSGTDAAGVSAAGRAGEDGAAATEGSAVTSLVPYSFDLLDSRSGYPAGIRDPLWQQAVLTAAGDPERIREAAADAVTGLCREMRRGGHTAGTGEAAETLRLACDLAALRGLPAPGRGELLEAVTTVLGQGEPLGRGRALARALEAVFIGTARGRISPHAPRSGLGPSVEAELAELRLPRPDDPDRRDLRLDPLRSPLDGRREVLLQRLLVIGASYGEPLDVASTGDGTALGTRWRLTWTPSVPARLDLAGVRGVTAAQAAAGTLAATARHEAAEGGPTPAQILTGLTAAARCGLPELVDARLYEASVVLPDSADLPELLQALDLLEGLRRGHYPDTMQGARTTAGALTEELLEAAVRSLPGLAGSDSGAAAGALVALADRTAARHLGLRLDRALAELAAEGSPLIQGAALAVRVLLDLDDAAELGERTAGWIDGATAPDTRRALAKRLAGLLTAAGPLLQASPDALAALMDRVDALADQDFLDRLPALRGGFDTLAPAARDRLLTTVTERLGDRLDLSLDAPPELLALWAAADAAGSAALKALGLPGADADADADAGTDPGSDSADNPGPVPPPAADSAAADDADRRLGRADRWRLLLGRHKERLTCDARRYAHALDELYGRGRGEGAQDLAGGAPGQGGGQDPSFPTAREWAQELEALFGTDVREEVLAEAADAGRTDVLAQLDPASVRPSVELLGSVLSLAGGMPEAQLARLRPLVKRLVDELSRELATRLRPALSGLATPRPTRRPGGRLDLARTLRANLAHTRRTEDGRLVVVPERPLFSTRASKEADWRLVLVVDVSGSMEASVIWSALTAAVLGGVPTLSTHFLAFSTQVIDLTDRVEDPLSLLLEVRVGGGTHIAAGLAHARSLITVPSRTLVVVVSDFEEGAPLGGLLGEVRALASSGAHLLGCAALDDTGTPRYSVSVARQLVAAGMPVAALSPLELARWVGDRLRGEPR from the coding sequence TTGACGACCGTCGATCCACGGACGGCCGTGGACGCACTGGCCGCATCGCGTGCGCCGTACCTGCTTGGAGTGCGCCACCACAGTCCGGCGCTGGCCGCGGTGGTACCCGCCCTGCTGGAAGAGGCGCGGGCCGAGGTGGTCTGCGTCGAGCTGCCGACCGACTTCCAGCCCTGGCTGGAACACCTGGCGGACCCCGAAACCGTCACCCCGGTCGCCCTGGCCGGAGCGGGCGAGGGAGGACGGCTTTCGTTCTACCCGTTCGCGGACTTCTCGCCGGAGCTCGCCGCGGTCCGCTGGGCCAGAAGCCGCGGGGTGGAGGTCGTGTGCTGCGACCTTCCCCTCGGCGACCCGCGCTGGTCGGCGGGGGCACTCGGGCCGGTGCGCGAGCAGGACGGGAGCGAGGCCGTACGTCCGGAGGCCGATGCGCCCCTGGGGGCCACGGGTGCGCTCGACGCCAGTCCTGACCCTGCTCCCGGCGACGGGACGACGCGGGTGCGGCGCTCGTACGCCGAGGCGCTCGCCGCCGCCGGGACCGGCCGGGACGGTGACGATTTGTGGGACCGCGCGGTGGAGGTGCTGGCTCCGGGGTGCGCTCCGGACGCGGTGCGCCGAGCCGCACTGGGCGTGGGCTGGGCCCTGCGCGCCGACGCCGCCGTACCCGCCGCCGACCTGGCGCGGGAGGAACGGATGCGGCAGGTGATCGCCTCTGCCTCGGCGGACGGGCGCCGGGTGGCAGCCGTGATCGGCGCGTTCCACGCACCCGCGCTTCTCGCGTCCACGGAGGCGGATGCCGGAACGGAGGCCGGGGCCGGGACGGCGGGCGTCTCCGGCGCTACGGGGCGGGCGGCTGTCCCGTCCGAGGCCGCGCCGCGCGGTGCGGGGCCCCGCACGTGGGGGTCCGGTACGGACGCGGCAGGGGTTTCGGCGGCTGGCAGGGCCGGGGAAGACGGCGCCGCCGCGACCGAGGGCTCGGCGGTGACCTCCCTCGTGCCGTACTCCTTCGACCTGCTCGACTCCCGGTCCGGCTACCCGGCTGGAATCCGCGACCCGCTGTGGCAGCAGGCGGTGCTCACCGCCGCCGGCGATCCGGAACGGATCCGGGAGGCGGCTGCCGACGCGGTGACCGGCCTGTGTCGCGAGATGCGCCGCGGCGGTCACACCGCAGGGACCGGCGAGGCCGCCGAGACGCTGCGCCTGGCCTGCGACCTGGCCGCCCTGCGCGGACTGCCCGCGCCCGGACGCGGCGAACTCCTGGAGGCCGTCACCACTGTCCTCGGCCAGGGCGAACCCCTCGGCCGGGGCCGGGCCCTGGCCCGCGCGCTGGAGGCCGTGTTCATCGGCACCGCACGCGGCCGGATCAGCCCGCACGCGCCCCGGTCCGGTCTCGGCCCCTCGGTCGAGGCCGAACTCGCGGAACTGCGGCTGCCCCGACCGGACGACCCCGACCGCCGCGACCTGCGCCTCGACCCGCTCCGTTCACCGCTGGACGGCCGCCGCGAAGTGCTGCTCCAGCGGCTGCTGGTGATCGGCGCCTCGTACGGCGAACCCCTGGACGTGGCGAGCACGGGCGACGGCACCGCGCTCGGCACCAGGTGGCGTCTGACGTGGACGCCGTCCGTGCCCGCACGCCTCGACCTCGCGGGCGTGCGCGGGGTGACCGCGGCCCAGGCCGCCGCCGGTACGCTCGCGGCGACCGCGCGCCACGAGGCCGCCGAGGGCGGCCCCACCCCGGCCCAGATCCTCACCGGGCTGACCGCCGCCGCGCGCTGCGGCCTGCCCGAACTGGTCGACGCACGCCTGTACGAGGCCTCCGTCGTGCTGCCCGACAGCGCCGACCTGCCCGAGCTCCTCCAGGCCCTGGACCTGTTGGAGGGACTGCGGCGCGGCCACTACCCCGACACGATGCAGGGCGCCCGCACGACGGCCGGCGCCCTCACGGAGGAACTCCTCGAGGCCGCGGTCCGGTCCCTGCCCGGCCTCGCCGGGAGCGACAGCGGCGCCGCCGCCGGGGCGCTGGTGGCGCTGGCGGACCGGACGGCCGCCCGTCATCTGGGCCTGCGACTGGACCGGGCGCTCGCCGAGCTGGCGGCCGAGGGCTCCCCGCTCATCCAGGGCGCGGCCCTGGCCGTACGCGTGCTGCTCGACCTGGACGACGCGGCCGAACTGGGCGAGCGTACGGCCGGCTGGATCGACGGGGCCACGGCTCCGGACACGCGCCGGGCGCTGGCGAAACGTCTTGCCGGGCTGCTCACAGCCGCCGGTCCCCTGCTCCAAGCGTCGCCGGACGCGCTCGCCGCGCTCATGGACCGGGTTGACGCGCTGGCCGACCAGGACTTCCTCGACCGGCTCCCGGCCCTGCGCGGCGGCTTCGACACGCTGGCCCCGGCCGCGCGCGACAGGCTACTCACCACCGTGACGGAGCGGCTCGGCGACCGGCTCGACCTGTCACTCGACGCCCCGCCCGAACTGCTCGCCCTGTGGGCGGCGGCCGACGCGGCCGGATCGGCAGCGCTGAAGGCCCTGGGCCTGCCAGGCGCCGATGCCGACGCGGACGCCGACGCAGGAACGGACCCGGGCTCGGACTCGGCCGACAATCCCGGCCCCGTACCCCCACCCGCAGCGGACAGCGCCGCCGCGGACGACGCGGACCGACGGCTCGGCCGTGCCGACCGCTGGCGGCTGCTGCTCGGCCGCCACAAGGAACGGCTCACCTGCGACGCTCGCCGCTACGCCCACGCCCTGGACGAGCTCTACGGCCGCGGGCGCGGCGAAGGCGCCCAGGACCTGGCCGGCGGCGCACCAGGTCAAGGCGGCGGTCAGGACCCGTCCTTCCCCACCGCGCGGGAGTGGGCGCAGGAACTGGAGGCCCTCTTCGGCACCGACGTACGCGAGGAGGTCCTCGCGGAGGCCGCCGACGCGGGTCGCACCGACGTGCTCGCGCAGCTCGATCCGGCGTCGGTACGCCCGTCGGTGGAGCTGCTCGGTTCGGTGCTGTCCCTGGCCGGAGGCATGCCCGAGGCCCAACTCGCCCGGCTGCGTCCGCTGGTGAAGCGGCTCGTCGACGAGCTGTCCCGGGAGCTGGCCACCCGCCTGCGCCCGGCGCTCTCCGGTCTGGCCACCCCGCGCCCGACCCGACGGCCCGGCGGGCGCCTCGACCTCGCCCGTACCCTGCGGGCCAATCTCGCCCACACCCGGCGGACGGAGGACGGCCGGCTCGTCGTCGTACCGGAGCGCCCGCTGTTCAGCACGCGGGCGAGCAAGGAGGCGGACTGGCGCCTGGTCCTCGTCGTCGATGTCTCCGGTTCGATGGAGGCGTCGGTGATCTGGTCGGCGCTGACGGCCGCGGTCCTCGGCGGGGTTCCGACCCTGTCCACGCACTTCTTGGCCTTCTCCACGCAGGTGATCGACCTGACCGATCGGGTCGAGGATCCGCTGTCGCTGCTGCTGGAGGTCCGGGTCGGCGGCGGTACGCACATCGCGGCCGGTCTCGCGCACGCGCGTTCGCTGATCACCGTGCCGAGCCGCACGCTCGTCGTCGTGGTCAGCGACTTCGAGGAGGGCGCACCGCTCGGCGGGCTGCTGGGCGAGGTGCGTGCCCTGGCGTCCTCCGGCGCCCACCTGCTGGGCTGCGCGGCGCTCGATGACACCGGCACGCCGCGCTACTCGGTGTCCGTGGCGCGCCAACTCGTCGCGGCCGGTATGCCGGTGGCCGCCCTCAGCCCGCTCGAACTCGCCCGCTGGGTGGGCGACCGCCTCCGTGGAGAACCCCGTTGA
- a CDS encoding IS110 family transposase has translation MFDTEDVGVFLGLDVGKSAHHGHALTPAGKKVFDKQLPNSEPKLRAVFDKLAAKFGTVLVIVDQPASIGALPLAVARDAGCRVAYLPGLAMRRIADLYPGEAKTDAKDAAVIADAARTLPHTLRSLELTDEITAELTVLVGFDQDLAAEATRTSNRIRGLLTQFHPSLERVLGPRLDHQAVTWLLERHGSPAALRKAGRHRLVELIRPKAPRMAARLIDEVFDALDEQTVTVPGTGTLDTVVPSLARSLGAVHEQRRALEAQINTLLETHPLSQVLTSMPGVGVRTAAVLLTTVGDGTSFPTAAHLASYAGLAPTTKSSGTSIHGEHAPRGGNRQLKRAMFLSAFACMNADPASRTYYNKQRARGKTHTQALLRLARQRISVLFAMLRDGTFYESRTPTIALAA, from the coding sequence ATGTTCGACACCGAAGACGTCGGCGTGTTCCTCGGCCTGGACGTCGGTAAGAGCGCCCATCACGGGCACGCGCTGACCCCGGCCGGGAAGAAGGTCTTCGACAAGCAGCTGCCCAACAGCGAGCCGAAACTGCGGGCCGTCTTCGACAAGCTGGCCGCGAAGTTCGGCACCGTCCTGGTGATCGTGGACCAGCCCGCCTCCATCGGCGCCCTGCCCCTGGCCGTCGCCCGGGACGCGGGCTGCAGGGTCGCCTACCTGCCCGGACTGGCGATGCGCCGGATCGCCGATCTCTACCCGGGCGAGGCGAAGACCGACGCGAAGGACGCCGCGGTGATCGCGGATGCCGCCCGCACTCTGCCCCACACCCTGCGCTCGCTGGAACTGACCGACGAGATCACCGCCGAGCTGACCGTCCTGGTCGGCTTCGACCAGGACCTCGCCGCAGAGGCCACCCGGACCAGCAACCGGATACGCGGCCTGCTCACCCAATTCCACCCCAGCCTGGAGCGCGTCCTGGGTCCGCGTCTGGACCACCAGGCCGTCACCTGGCTCCTTGAACGCCACGGATCCCCAGCCGCCTTGCGAAAGGCCGGCCGCCACAGACTCGTCGAGCTCATCCGCCCCAAAGCCCCACGCATGGCCGCCCGGCTGATCGACGAGGTCTTCGACGCACTGGACGAGCAGACCGTAACCGTCCCCGGGACCGGCACCCTCGACACCGTCGTGCCCTCCCTGGCCCGCTCGCTGGGAGCTGTCCACGAACAGCGCCGAGCCCTGGAAGCCCAGATCAACACCCTGCTGGAGACACACCCTCTTTCCCAGGTCCTGACCTCGATGCCCGGCGTCGGCGTCAGGACCGCCGCAGTCCTGCTGACCACCGTCGGCGACGGCACCAGCTTCCCCACCGCCGCCCACCTCGCCTCCTACGCGGGCCTGGCCCCCACAACGAAGTCCTCGGGAACATCGATCCACGGCGAGCACGCACCCCGAGGCGGCAACCGGCAGCTCAAACGGGCCATGTTCCTCTCCGCCTTCGCCTGCATGAACGCCGATCCCGCCTCCCGGACCTACTACAACAAGCAACGCGCCCGCGGCAAAACCCACACTCAAGCCCTCCTCCGCCTCGCCCGCCAACGCATCAGCGTCCTGTTCGCGATGCTCCGCGACGGAACCTTCTACGAGTCCCGAACCCCCACCATCGCCCTCGCCGCGTGA
- a CDS encoding TetR/AcrR family transcriptional regulator, which translates to MTEEEPEPIRRRPGGRAARVRQAVLAAAMEVLAEEGIARLSIAEVAARAGVNETTVYRRWGSREKLVLDAMLAGSDEGIPVPDTGAVRTDLATFARALAEYLATPTGRSVAREASLSSEDPDLVAAWQTFWQSRLDQAGAIISRAVERGELPADTDAALALELLCSPLQTRSLLGHRPIEPDLPERLTDLVLNGLRERK; encoded by the coding sequence ATGACTGAGGAAGAACCGGAGCCGATCCGCCGCCGACCTGGCGGCCGTGCCGCGCGCGTCCGCCAGGCCGTTCTGGCAGCCGCCATGGAGGTGCTGGCCGAGGAGGGCATCGCCCGGCTCAGCATCGCCGAGGTCGCGGCCCGTGCCGGGGTCAACGAGACCACGGTGTACCGACGTTGGGGCAGTCGGGAGAAGCTCGTGCTGGACGCCATGCTGGCCGGCAGTGACGAGGGCATCCCCGTCCCCGACACCGGAGCCGTCCGCACCGACCTGGCCACCTTCGCCCGCGCGCTGGCCGAGTACCTGGCCACCCCGACCGGCCGCTCCGTTGCCCGGGAGGCCTCACTCAGCTCCGAGGACCCCGACCTCGTCGCGGCTTGGCAGACCTTCTGGCAGTCCCGCCTCGATCAGGCCGGCGCCATCATCAGCCGGGCCGTCGAACGCGGGGAACTCCCGGCAGACACGGACGCGGCCCTGGCCCTGGAACTGCTCTGCTCCCCACTCCAGACCCGCTCCCTGCTCGGCCACCGCCCGATCGAACCGGACCTCCCGGAGCGCTTGACTGACTTGGTGCTGAACGGTCTGAGAGAGAGGAAGTAG
- a CDS encoding alpha/beta hydrolase has protein sequence MSFTWPLDPQDLFVERYPQMTLGLPVDEVDAVRAAVTEMWPDRPGSWVYEWSALAARHAEAGRHRLAAQAYGWAKFPSLADDPKRTALARQVEQYALAAPGFPVEFERRTLTVPYRGGEATLPIHLIAAPGLPADAPVVLASGGVDSWKTDLHGMWEQLALALPVRLLLFDIVGTGETAHLPMTPDGGAEVIAGLVSFARTIGNGKVGHFGISMGGYYSARTGLTGAVDASVVLGGPVERSFAPDRGFAFGMDGIVGNALGFDAMPSTAAREEAFAAFDLRPLLDQDANGSMLVVNGTEDVHVPLDDTLVFEGRRDTQVELIPNTGHCAISRFGEAMAVITPWLKDTLIG, from the coding sequence ATGTCCTTCACCTGGCCCCTGGACCCGCAGGACCTGTTCGTCGAGCGCTACCCGCAGATGACCCTCGGCCTCCCCGTCGACGAGGTGGACGCGGTCCGCGCCGCCGTCACCGAGATGTGGCCCGACCGGCCCGGCAGCTGGGTGTACGAGTGGTCCGCCCTCGCCGCCCGGCACGCCGAGGCCGGGCGCCACCGCCTGGCCGCGCAGGCGTACGGCTGGGCCAAGTTCCCCTCACTGGCCGACGACCCGAAGCGCACCGCGCTCGCCCGCCAGGTCGAGCAGTACGCCCTCGCCGCCCCCGGCTTCCCGGTGGAGTTCGAGCGCCGCACGCTCACCGTCCCGTACCGCGGCGGCGAGGCCACCCTGCCGATCCACCTGATAGCCGCCCCCGGCCTGCCCGCCGACGCGCCGGTTGTGCTGGCCAGCGGCGGGGTGGACTCCTGGAAGACCGACCTGCACGGCATGTGGGAGCAGCTCGCGCTCGCGCTGCCGGTACGGCTGCTGCTGTTCGACATCGTCGGCACCGGCGAGACCGCCCACCTGCCGATGACCCCGGATGGCGGGGCCGAGGTGATTGCCGGACTGGTCTCCTTCGCCCGCACGATCGGCAACGGGAAGGTCGGCCACTTCGGCATCTCGATGGGCGGTTACTACTCCGCCCGGACCGGACTGACCGGGGCAGTGGACGCCTCTGTGGTGCTCGGCGGCCCGGTGGAGCGCTCCTTCGCTCCGGACCGCGGCTTCGCCTTCGGCATGGACGGCATCGTCGGCAACGCCCTCGGCTTCGACGCCATGCCGAGCACGGCTGCGCGCGAGGAGGCCTTCGCGGCCTTCGACCTGCGCCCGCTGCTGGACCAGGACGCCAACGGGTCGATGCTGGTGGTCAACGGCACCGAGGACGTCCACGTCCCACTCGACGACACCTTGGTGTTCGAGGGCCGCCGGGACACCCAGGTCGAACTGATCCCGAACACCGGCCACTGCGCTATCTCGCGCTTCGGCGAGGCGATGGCCGTGATCACCCCCTGGCTGAAGGACACCCTGATCGGCTGA
- a CDS encoding IS6 family transposase: MIFGLITLGEPSVVGAPPSYKGHRHPVEAISHCVWLYFRFPLSFREVEELMLERGVTVSHETVRRWCLKFGQAYASALRRRRPRPGDKWHLDEVFIKINSEQKYLWRAVDQDGNVLDILVQNRRDKAAARRFFRRLMTKTGRVPRVVVTDKLRSYGAAHREVMPSVEHRSHKGLNNRAENSHQPTRQRERAMKGFRSVGGAQRFLCAFSGISPHFRPRRHLLTASEHRAEMTIRFTIWEQITGVTGRPTAA; this comes from the coding sequence ATGATCTTCGGGTTGATCACGTTGGGGGAGCCTTCCGTGGTGGGTGCACCGCCGTCGTACAAGGGGCACCGACACCCGGTCGAGGCCATCTCGCACTGCGTGTGGCTGTACTTCCGGTTCCCGCTCAGTTTCCGTGAGGTGGAGGAGCTGATGCTCGAGCGCGGCGTGACCGTCTCCCACGAGACCGTGCGCCGCTGGTGTCTGAAGTTCGGCCAGGCGTACGCCAGCGCGCTGCGCCGCCGGCGGCCCCGCCCCGGGGACAAGTGGCATCTGGACGAGGTCTTCATCAAGATCAACAGCGAGCAGAAGTACCTGTGGCGGGCGGTCGACCAGGACGGCAATGTCCTGGACATCCTCGTTCAGAACCGGCGGGACAAGGCCGCCGCCAGGCGATTCTTCCGCAGGCTGATGACGAAGACGGGCAGGGTGCCGCGGGTGGTCGTCACCGACAAGCTGCGTTCCTACGGCGCCGCTCACCGCGAGGTCATGCCCTCGGTGGAGCATCGCTCGCACAAGGGCCTGAACAACCGGGCCGAGAACAGCCACCAGCCGACGAGGCAACGCGAACGGGCGATGAAGGGCTTCCGCAGCGTGGGCGGGGCCCAGCGGTTCCTATGCGCGTTCAGCGGCATCTCACCCCACTTCCGGCCCCGACGCCACCTGTTGACCGCATCCGAACACCGAGCCGAAATGACCATCCGCTTCACCATCTGGGAGCAGATCACCGGCGTCACCGGCCGACCTACCGCGGCCTGA
- a CDS encoding IS5 family transposase (programmed frameshift), which yields MGRGDLSDAEWERLRPFLPVSNRRCGRWRDHRQVIDGILHRVRAGVQWRDLPERFGPWKTIYERHRLWSADGTWERLLQQVQAEADAAGEIDWDISVDSTVVRAHQHAAGARTEPPPAPGSKGANRQKTPGRDAVAEPARPPGGGGAGCEGLGRSRGGFTSKLHLSADGRCRPLSLVVTPGQRADCTQFKLVLDKIRVPRHGPGRPRKKPDSLAADKAYSNGPCREFLRRRGIRHTIPEKTDSQAARRRKGSRGGRPPGFDEDRYKKRNTIERAINRLKQHRAVATRYDKRGYVFLGTATAAALVIWLRT from the exons ATGGGGCGGGGTGATCTGAGTGATGCCGAGTGGGAACGGCTGCGGCCGTTCCTGCCTGTCAGCAACAGACGTTGTGGCCGGTGGCGGGACCATCGGCAGGTGATCGACGGGATTCTGCACCGGGTTCGGGCCGGCGTGCAGTGGCGTGACCTGCCTGAACGGTTCGGACCATGGAAGACCATCTACGAACGGCACCGGCTGTGGTCGGCTGACGGCACCTGGGAACGGCTGCTTCAGCAGGTCCAGGCCGAGGCCGACGCCGCTGGTGAGATCGACTGGGACATCTCGGTCGACTCCACTGTCGTCCGCGCGCATCAGCACGCGGCCGGCGCCCGGACCGAACCACCGCCCGCCCCCGGTTCAAAGGGGGCGAACCGCCAGAA AACACCAGGACGAGACGCCGTGGCAGAGCCTGCACGCCCGCCTGGTGGAGGTGGTGCGGGATGTGAGGGCCTGGGCCGCTCGCGCGGTGGGTTCACCAGCAAGCTCCACTTGAGCGCGGACGGCCGCTGCCGCCCGCTGTCCCTGGTCGTCACACCGGGACAGCGGGCGGACTGCACCCAGTTCAAGCTGGTCCTGGATAAGATCCGCGTCCCCAGGCACGGGCCGGGCAGGCCCCGCAAGAAGCCGGACAGTCTTGCCGCCGACAAGGCTTACAGCAACGGACCCTGCCGCGAGTTCCTGCGGCGCCGGGGCATCCGGCACACCATCCCGGAGAAGACCGACAGCCAGGCCGCCCGCCGGCGCAAAGGCTCACGCGGCGGACGACCCCCCGGCTTCGACGAAGACCGCTACAAGAAACGCAACACCATCGAACGGGCAATCAACCGCCTCAAGCAGCACCGGGCCGTGGCCACCAGATACGACAAGCGCGGCTACGTCTTCCTCGGCACCGCCACCGCAGCAGCACTCGTCATCTGGCTCCGAACATGA
- a CDS encoding LysR family transcriptional regulator, whose protein sequence is MELRTLRYFVAVAEELHFGRAATRLHMSQPPLSRAIKQLEVDVGALLFARSPTGVTLTSVGTVLLDEARALLDHADRVRVRVSAAAGVATITVGILGDGTDPGVSRLAAAYRRSHPGIDIRIREPDLTDPTCGLRAGLVDIALTRAPFDETALTVRALRTDPVGVVLRADDPLARRDRLRLAELSDRRWFQFPQGTDPIWQSYWNGGRPREGPVVRAVQECLQAVLWNGTVGLAPLGHDLPAELAVVPLIDMAPSRVVAVWNEGDTNPLIRSFVEIATAAYRY, encoded by the coding sequence GTGGAGCTACGGACCTTGCGCTACTTCGTGGCGGTCGCCGAGGAACTCCACTTCGGCCGGGCCGCCACCCGACTGCACATGAGTCAGCCGCCGCTGAGCCGGGCGATCAAGCAGTTGGAGGTCGATGTCGGGGCCCTGCTCTTCGCCCGCTCGCCCACCGGCGTCACGCTCACTTCGGTGGGCACGGTGCTGCTCGACGAGGCGCGGGCCCTACTCGACCACGCCGACCGCGTCCGTGTACGCGTGAGCGCGGCGGCCGGCGTCGCGACCATCACTGTCGGCATCCTGGGAGATGGCACCGACCCGGGAGTGTCCAGGCTGGCCGCCGCCTACCGCCGAAGCCACCCCGGCATCGACATCCGCATCCGCGAGCCCGACCTGACCGACCCGACGTGCGGGCTGCGCGCCGGGCTGGTCGACATCGCCCTGACCCGGGCGCCGTTCGACGAGACTGCCCTGACGGTGCGTGCGCTGCGAACCGATCCGGTCGGCGTGGTCCTGCGCGCCGACGATCCGCTGGCCCGCCGCGACCGGCTGCGGCTGGCCGAGCTGAGCGACCGCCGCTGGTTCCAGTTCCCGCAGGGCACCGACCCCATCTGGCAGTCGTACTGGAACGGCGGCAGGCCGCGCGAGGGCCCAGTGGTGCGCGCCGTCCAGGAATGCCTGCAGGCCGTGCTGTGGAACGGCACGGTCGGCCTGGCCCCGCTCGGACACGACCTGCCCGCAGAGCTGGCCGTGGTACCGCTGATCGACATGGCGCCGAGCCGAGTGGTCGCGGTGTGGAACGAAGGTGACACCAACCCGTTGATCCGATCCTTCGTCGAGATCGCGACAGCCGCGTACCGCTACTGA
- a CDS encoding cupin domain-containing protein encodes MTEEAKTSEPQADPAVSVVGPGDGETIVLGTTRMRVLEDGSHTGHRLAIAESVLAPHTQGPPQHRHAQHDEGFYILSGTVRFTVGDEDCDATTGTLVMVPPGTPHTFANPTDQPAVMLSTFTPDLYVQYFRDLQEVLAGGRPLTRQANIDAMSRYATEPATDLA; translated from the coding sequence ATGACCGAAGAAGCGAAGACCAGCGAGCCGCAGGCCGACCCCGCCGTATCGGTGGTGGGTCCCGGCGACGGCGAGACGATCGTTCTGGGCACCACGCGCATGCGCGTTCTGGAGGACGGCAGCCACACTGGGCACCGCCTCGCGATCGCCGAGTCCGTCCTCGCCCCGCACACCCAGGGACCGCCGCAGCACCGCCACGCCCAACACGACGAGGGCTTCTACATCCTCTCCGGCACCGTGCGGTTCACCGTCGGGGACGAGGACTGCGACGCCACCACGGGCACGCTCGTGATGGTTCCGCCCGGTACCCCTCACACCTTCGCAAACCCGACCGACCAGCCCGCCGTCATGCTCAGCACATTCACCCCCGACCTGTACGTGCAGTACTTCCGAGACCTCCAGGAGGTGCTCGCCGGCGGCCGGCCGCTGACGCGACAGGCCAACATCGACGCAATGAGCCGCTACGCGACCGAGCCCGCCACCGACCTCGCCTGA
- a CDS encoding DoxX family protein translates to MNIAYWIVAGLLALFYFYAGTLKVIRSRDQLRPMMAWVDRIPLPALRALGTVEILGATGLVLPPLTGIAPSLASAAAIGFVLLQTGATAVHLTGEDRRIALNVGLTATAAMTIWLATRL, encoded by the coding sequence ATGAACATCGCCTATTGGATCGTCGCGGGACTGCTCGCCCTCTTCTACTTCTATGCAGGCACGCTGAAGGTGATCCGCAGCCGCGATCAACTCCGACCGATGATGGCCTGGGTCGACCGCATACCCTTGCCCGCCCTCAGGGCGCTGGGGACGGTCGAAATACTCGGCGCGACCGGCCTGGTCCTGCCACCGCTGACCGGCATCGCGCCCTCGCTGGCGTCGGCCGCAGCCATCGGCTTCGTCCTCCTGCAGACCGGTGCGACCGCCGTCCACCTGACCGGCGAAGACCGCCGGATCGCACTCAACGTCGGGCTCACCGCCACCGCGGCCATGACCATCTGGCTGGCCACCAGGCTGTGA